One Qiania dongpingensis genomic window carries:
- the asrB gene encoding anaerobic sulfite reductase subunit AsrB — MKQNEYVPFLSEIVEVIRHTEIEYTFRIKYLGDVKPGQFFEVSIPKYGEAPISVSGIGDGTIDLTIRRVGKVTNEIFERYKGGRMFLRGPYGNGFCLNDYKGKELVIVAGGTGVSPVRGVMEHFASHMTEIRGLTMIAGFKSPSDILFRDDFSRWSQCAQVILTVDSGGGTEYREGLVTAYIPRLSFADLSNAAAIVVGPPAMMRFSIQALKNRGLEDSQIWISKERKMCCGIGKCGHCRINDTYVCLDGPVFPYTKGRTLID; from the coding sequence ATGAAGCAAAATGAATATGTCCCTTTTCTCTCTGAAATTGTCGAAGTCATCCGCCACACGGAGATCGAATACACCTTCCGCATAAAATATCTGGGCGATGTAAAGCCGGGACAGTTCTTCGAAGTCTCAATCCCCAAATACGGCGAAGCTCCCATTTCCGTCAGCGGCATTGGCGACGGTACCATAGATCTGACGATCCGCCGTGTGGGAAAAGTGACCAATGAAATCTTTGAGCGCTATAAAGGCGGCCGGATGTTTCTCCGGGGTCCTTACGGAAACGGCTTCTGCTTGAATGATTATAAAGGCAAAGAATTGGTCATCGTCGCCGGCGGAACAGGAGTATCCCCGGTGCGCGGCGTCATGGAGCATTTTGCCAGTCATATGACGGAAATACGAGGCCTGACCATGATCGCCGGCTTTAAATCCCCTTCCGATATCTTATTCCGGGATGATTTTTCACGGTGGAGCCAATGTGCCCAGGTAATCCTCACCGTGGACAGCGGCGGCGGCACAGAATACCGGGAGGGGCTGGTCACCGCGTATATTCCCAGACTGTCCTTCGCTGACCTGTCAAATGCGGCCGCCATAGTGGTCGGCCCTCCGGCCATGATGCGCTTCTCCATACAGGCGCTGAAGAACCGAGGCCTGGAAGACAGCCAGATCTGGATCTCAAAAGAGCGGAAGATGTGCTGCGGTATCGGCAAATGCGGCCACTGCCGAATCAATGATACTTATGTCTGTCTGGACGGTCCGGTCTTCCCTTATACCAAAGGGCGCACACTGATTGATTAG
- the asrA gene encoding anaerobic sulfite reductase subunit AsrA — protein MGYCLSTEALSEVFQHLSLEYDLYAPRLYPKGGAFSDTDLVRYGKISSPEEIVLHEKSRFSWKEILLPISQTLFYFTEGSVLEPEQKQKGAVIFLRSCDLHALKRLDHIYLQNGPEDPYYRERRDKLRFVLIGCKEPFSSCFCVDMGTNKADGYDFSLDQEGDAWQIDCPNAEWQELFRRHAACERAVSPSYLTETKTRVHIPDHLTAGVIKSKIWEEYDSRCIGCGRCNFVCPTCTCFTMQDLFYTDNGNAGERRRVWASCMVDDFSDVAGGGSYRNTCGERMRYKVLHKALDFKKKSGFQMCVGCGRCDDACPEYISFSHCLNRLSEAMKEVNSDEAK, from the coding sequence ATGGGTTATTGTCTGTCAACAGAGGCGTTATCCGAGGTTTTTCAGCATCTGTCCCTCGAATACGACCTCTACGCCCCCCGTCTTTATCCCAAAGGCGGCGCATTTTCTGACACGGATCTGGTACGTTATGGAAAGATTTCTTCTCCTGAGGAAATTGTGCTCCATGAAAAATCCCGTTTTTCCTGGAAGGAGATCCTCCTTCCCATCAGCCAGACTCTATTTTATTTTACGGAGGGTTCCGTCCTGGAGCCGGAACAGAAGCAAAAGGGAGCTGTCATCTTCCTGCGAAGCTGTGACCTCCACGCATTAAAACGTCTGGATCATATTTATCTGCAGAATGGTCCTGAGGATCCTTATTACCGGGAACGCCGGGATAAACTCCGCTTTGTCCTGATTGGCTGCAAAGAACCATTTTCCAGCTGCTTCTGTGTGGATATGGGGACGAACAAAGCCGACGGCTACGATTTTTCTCTGGATCAGGAAGGCGATGCCTGGCAGATCGACTGTCCAAACGCTGAATGGCAGGAGCTGTTCCGCCGCCATGCCGCCTGCGAGCGAGCGGTCTCTCCGTCCTATCTCACGGAAACCAAGACCAGGGTCCACATTCCCGATCATCTGACCGCGGGCGTCATCAAGAGTAAAATCTGGGAGGAATATGACAGCCGCTGCATCGGATGCGGCAGATGCAATTTTGTCTGTCCTACCTGTACCTGCTTCACCATGCAGGACTTATTCTATACGGACAATGGAAATGCCGGAGAGAGACGCCGTGTATGGGCTTCCTGTATGGTAGACGATTTTTCCGACGTGGCCGGAGGCGGAAGCTATCGGAATACCTGCGGTGAACGGATGCGGTATAAAGTGCTCCACAAGGCGCTGGATTTCAAGAAGAAGAGCGGCTTTCAGATGTGTGTAGGCTGCGGCAGGTGCGACGACGCCTGTCCGGAATACATATCCTTCTCCCACTGTCTGAACCGTCTGTCCGAAGCGATGAAGGAGGTAAATTCCGATGAAGCAAAATGA
- a CDS encoding Crp/Fnr family transcriptional regulator, giving the protein MIPMKDALKRIPVFQDISPSTYADLAGCGIMRQYRRGTQLFLDKEPVSTVFFLAEGKASLYKLNHLYEKKVIFLCGPGQPLNEVILQDPTASINCEILEDSLILCFPRRTFLGLMERDAHLSMAVMSSMALKIRRLYHQLKNTVGSVRGDKRLAAKLWKLSLDYGIPLDDGTLIDFDLSITYLAELLGSKRETVSRLVKQLSEAGLVEYRKNHFFIPDREKLMEYFKEP; this is encoded by the coding sequence ATGATTCCCATGAAAGATGCTCTGAAGCGAATTCCTGTCTTTCAAGATATATCGCCGTCCACTTACGCAGATCTGGCCGGATGCGGTATCATGAGACAATACCGACGGGGCACTCAGCTCTTTCTGGATAAGGAGCCAGTATCTACTGTCTTTTTCCTGGCTGAGGGAAAAGCTTCCCTCTATAAATTGAATCATTTGTATGAAAAAAAGGTGATTTTTCTCTGCGGTCCGGGACAGCCTCTGAACGAGGTCATTCTTCAGGATCCCACCGCCTCCATAAACTGTGAGATTCTGGAGGATTCTCTGATACTCTGCTTTCCCCGCAGGACATTTCTCGGCTTAATGGAACGGGACGCTCATCTGTCCATGGCCGTCATGTCTTCCATGGCCCTCAAAATCCGCCGCCTTTACCATCAGCTTAAAAACACGGTCGGCAGTGTGCGCGGAGACAAACGGCTGGCCGCCAAGCTCTGGAAGCTGTCTCTGGACTATGGAATCCCTTTGGACGACGGCACTCTCATTGATTTTGATCTAAGTATCACGTACCTGGCAGAGCTTCTCGGCTCCAAGCGGGAAACCGTCTCCCGCCTGGTAAAGCAGCTCAGTGAGGCTGGATTGGTAGAATACCGGAAAAATCATTTTTTCATACCTGACCGTGAAAAACTAATGGAGTATTTTAAAGAACCGTGA